A region from the Hydra vulgaris chromosome 08, alternate assembly HydraT2T_AEP genome encodes:
- the LOC136083823 gene encoding uncharacterized protein LOC136083823 isoform X1: MQVGNIKSCKKNKRSSRNNNKQHYTRFPLLKMNYTELLNRLLLLKMNFTLLNNSATTDEDPISYNINDNTGMGNSKNEYIVYETFSVIGVILNTVGLIVLVKFTNKLDLTQRYILIQLCFIDFCVSLEEAILNLLVLIGKMTFETLGKSLIALSILKTALYYTTFWFIFDRFLHIKLNVKYIIYWSKKKTIIVMIILLSIAILIGSLLGTGVINYSYEYTIYACYDLVIVSFSVFFYTYTLVHFYKQKANVRSNQQNKGIFKGILLSVSIITIFVVLFAIPDALMALSNTAKIKINGPTSMYVNISLTLSLWTDAIVYIFASPQVRIVLKRSLKRLIYKKKHLNKNKFTATLSSSIGSMKNSSL; the protein is encoded by the exons TAAGAAAAATAAGAGAAGCAGtcgcaacaacaacaaacaacattACACACGTTTTCcactattaaaaatgaattatactGAACTTCTGAATCGTTTGCtactattaaaaatgaattttactcTACTTAACAACTCTGCTACTACAGATGAAGATCCTATAAGCTATAATATAAATGACAATACG ggaATGGGCAATAGTAAAAATGAATACATTGTGTATGAAACATTTTCTGTCATTGGCGTTATTTTGAACACCGTGGGTTTGATTGTACTGGTTAAATTTACGAACAAACTTGATTTAACGCAGCGATATATACTAATCCAACTATGCTTCATAGACTTTTGCGTAAGTTTAGAAGaggcaattttaaatttattggtaTTAATAGGTAAAATGACTTTTGAAACATTAGGAAAGTCTTTAATTGcgctttcaattttaaaaacagcattGTATTATACAACATTTTGGTTTATATTTGACAGATTTTTGCATATTAAATTAAACGTAAAATACATCATCTATTggtcgaaaaaaaaaacaatcattgtGATGATAATTTTATTGAGTATTGCTATATTGATTGGAAGCTTACTCGGAACAGGTGTAATAAACTACTCTTACGAGTACACGATTTACGCGTGTTACGATTTAGTCATAGTTagcttttctgtttttttttacacgTATACTCTTGTACACTTTTACAAGCAAAAAGCAAATGTTCGCTCCAACCAACAAAACAAAGGGATCTTTAAAGGAATTTTACTATCTGTCagtattataacaatatttgttgTGTTATTTGCAATACCTGATGCATTAATGGCTTTATCAAATAcagcaaaaatcaaaataaatggtCCAACaagtatgtatgtaaatatatctCTTACTTTATCTCTGTGGACTGATgcaatagtatatatatttgcgTCCCCACAAGTAAGAATTGTTCTTAAAAGAAGCTTAAAACGTTtaatttacaagaaaaaacatctgaataaaaataaatttactgcAACACTATCATCATCAATAGGTAGTATGAAAAActcaagtttataa
- the LOC136083823 gene encoding uncharacterized protein LOC136083823 isoform X2 codes for MNYTELLNRLLLLKMNFTLLNNSATTDEDPISYNINDNTGMGNSKNEYIVYETFSVIGVILNTVGLIVLVKFTNKLDLTQRYILIQLCFIDFCVSLEEAILNLLVLIGKMTFETLGKSLIALSILKTALYYTTFWFIFDRFLHIKLNVKYIIYWSKKKTIIVMIILLSIAILIGSLLGTGVINYSYEYTIYACYDLVIVSFSVFFYTYTLVHFYKQKANVRSNQQNKGIFKGILLSVSIITIFVVLFAIPDALMALSNTAKIKINGPTSMYVNISLTLSLWTDAIVYIFASPQVRIVLKRSLKRLIYKKKHLNKNKFTATLSSSIGSMKNSSL; via the exons atgaattatactGAACTTCTGAATCGTTTGCtactattaaaaatgaattttactcTACTTAACAACTCTGCTACTACAGATGAAGATCCTATAAGCTATAATATAAATGACAATACG ggaATGGGCAATAGTAAAAATGAATACATTGTGTATGAAACATTTTCTGTCATTGGCGTTATTTTGAACACCGTGGGTTTGATTGTACTGGTTAAATTTACGAACAAACTTGATTTAACGCAGCGATATATACTAATCCAACTATGCTTCATAGACTTTTGCGTAAGTTTAGAAGaggcaattttaaatttattggtaTTAATAGGTAAAATGACTTTTGAAACATTAGGAAAGTCTTTAATTGcgctttcaattttaaaaacagcattGTATTATACAACATTTTGGTTTATATTTGACAGATTTTTGCATATTAAATTAAACGTAAAATACATCATCTATTggtcgaaaaaaaaaacaatcattgtGATGATAATTTTATTGAGTATTGCTATATTGATTGGAAGCTTACTCGGAACAGGTGTAATAAACTACTCTTACGAGTACACGATTTACGCGTGTTACGATTTAGTCATAGTTagcttttctgtttttttttacacgTATACTCTTGTACACTTTTACAAGCAAAAAGCAAATGTTCGCTCCAACCAACAAAACAAAGGGATCTTTAAAGGAATTTTACTATCTGTCagtattataacaatatttgttgTGTTATTTGCAATACCTGATGCATTAATGGCTTTATCAAATAcagcaaaaatcaaaataaatggtCCAACaagtatgtatgtaaatatatctCTTACTTTATCTCTGTGGACTGATgcaatagtatatatatttgcgTCCCCACAAGTAAGAATTGTTCTTAAAAGAAGCTTAAAACGTTtaatttacaagaaaaaacatctgaataaaaataaatttactgcAACACTATCATCATCAATAGGTAGTATGAAAAActcaagtttataa